One genomic region from Mytilus trossulus isolate FHL-02 chromosome 9, PNRI_Mtr1.1.1.hap1, whole genome shotgun sequence encodes:
- the LOC134685563 gene encoding inactive pancreatic lipase-related protein 1-like codes for MWCVSLFAASLLLTANASKKCYDNVGCFSNAWPFWNTFGILPRSPEENGITFHLYTRINPTNDQVLDPNGSGTSVMSTNFNGAHKTVFIIHGFNGKKENNWITLMNSALIQYFDVNVIVVVWAEGAKINYIQAVANTRVVGAVTANMIKLLQRSSSLTLDNVHVVGHSLGAHVAGYVGEIIPDIGRITGLDPAGPSFYTVNVRVRLDSSDAKFVDVIHTDVVFGLQKEMGHADFFPNGGKFQPGCLTDTIAPVYSCAHMRALYYFIESVNPNCKFTSNICKNWDDFKDGNCESCESGCQKMGYNLAYNANGKYYLRTGSDSPYCDY; via the exons ATGTGGTGTGTGAGTTTATTTGCTGCATCACTTCTGCTCACAGCGAATG CTTCAAAAAAATGCTACGATAATGTTGGATGCTTCAGTAATGCCTGGCCATTCTGGAACACTTTTGGTATCCTTCCACGTTCCCCGGAAGAAAATGGAATCACTTTCCATCTGTATACTCGTATCAATCCAACAAACGACCAAGTGTTAGATCCCAATGGCTCTGGGACGTCTGTGATGTCGACAAACTTCAATGGTGCACACAAGACGGTGTTTATAATTCATGGTTTCAacggaaaaaaagaaaataattggaTAACACTTATGAATAGCGCCCTCATACAATAT TTTGATGTAAATGTAATAGTTGTGGTATGGGCAGAGGGAGCGAAGATTAACTACATCCAAGCTGTAGCAAACACTCGTGTTGTGGGTGCTGTTACTGCCAACATGATCAAACTATTACAGAGGTCGAGTAGTTTGACCTTagacaatgtacatgtagttggACACAGTCTAGGTGCCCATGTTGCTGGTTATGTTGGAGAAATAATACCGGACATTGGTAGAATAACAG gtCTAGATCCTGCAGGTCCGTCATTCTATACTGTAAATGTGAGAGTGAGATTGGATTCTTCTGATGCCAAATTTGTTGACGTTATACACACAGACGTAG tttttggttTGCAAAAGGAAATGGGGCACGCAGATTTCTTTCCAAACGGAGGGAAATTCCAACCTGGATGTTTAACTGACA CAATAGCACCTGTTTACAGTTGTGCCCACATGAGAGCACTTTACTACTTCATTGAATCTGTTAATCCAAACTGCAAGTTTACCTCCAACATATGTAAAAATTGGGATGATTTTAAGGATGGAAATTGTGAAAGTTGTGAAAGCGGCTGTCAAAAGATGGGGTACAATTTGGCATACAATGCAAATGGAAAGTACTACCTGAGAACAGGCTCTGATTCTCCCTACTGTGATTATTGA